One genomic region from Streptomyces sp. NBC_00582 encodes:
- a CDS encoding LCP family protein → MSLTPVDKDASDDDGGARGDGRGTGRGRRRRRVLRWSATVLALVILGGAGAGYLYYEHLNANIKSDDLNLGDAKDRAAKTQANSAGQTALNILLIGSDARDSAENQKLGGAKDTYGGLPLADVQMLLHVSADRTNMSVVSMPRDTLVDIPKCTDPDTKKTYAASTRSMTNESLGRGGPGCTVATWEKLTDIHIDHFMMIDFSGVVSMADAIGGVPVCVDANVHSHTSTGKGSGLKLEKGTTSIKGKQALQWLRTRYGFEDDTDLARAKAQHMYMNSMVRELRANAKLTNPNKLRKLAEAATQAITVDDGLDTITKMYDLATELRKVPTERITMTTMPNAYDTVQTGRVVPTEDADKLFRLVREDIALDGKDEKKATASPSPTVTDTAAADERIAVQVHNSTRTGTLAPVVGRASAVTEVLKGKGFDEAVADTSAATSEEKTVIRYPSADLQADALRVAKALGVPTSQVKQSTDVSGVTLYVGGDWRSGSAYKASAKEDDDKTPESAQAMNGADDSQCMHVDPNYTW, encoded by the coding sequence ATGTCCCTGACCCCGGTGGACAAGGACGCGTCCGACGACGACGGCGGGGCCAGAGGCGACGGCCGCGGCACGGGCAGGGGGCGCCGCAGACGGCGGGTGCTGCGCTGGTCGGCGACGGTGCTGGCCCTGGTCATACTCGGCGGCGCGGGTGCCGGATACCTGTACTACGAGCACCTGAACGCCAACATCAAGAGCGACGACCTCAATCTCGGCGACGCCAAGGACCGCGCCGCCAAGACCCAGGCGAACTCGGCCGGTCAGACCGCGCTGAACATCCTGCTGATCGGCTCCGACGCGCGCGACAGCGCGGAGAACCAGAAGCTGGGCGGCGCGAAGGACACCTACGGGGGCCTGCCCCTCGCGGACGTCCAGATGCTGCTGCACGTGTCGGCGGACCGCACCAACATGTCGGTGGTGAGCATGCCCCGCGACACGCTCGTCGACATCCCCAAGTGCACGGACCCCGACACGAAGAAGACGTACGCGGCGAGCACCCGGTCGATGACCAACGAGTCGCTGGGCCGCGGCGGCCCGGGCTGCACGGTGGCCACCTGGGAGAAGCTCACCGACATCCACATCGACCACTTCATGATGATCGACTTCTCGGGAGTGGTGTCGATGGCGGACGCCATCGGCGGCGTCCCGGTGTGCGTGGACGCCAACGTCCACTCGCACACCAGCACCGGCAAGGGCTCCGGTCTGAAACTGGAGAAGGGCACGACGTCCATCAAGGGCAAGCAGGCCCTGCAGTGGCTGCGCACCCGCTACGGCTTCGAGGACGACACCGACCTCGCCCGCGCCAAGGCGCAGCACATGTACATGAACTCGATGGTCCGTGAGCTGCGCGCCAACGCCAAGCTGACCAACCCCAACAAGCTGCGCAAGCTCGCCGAGGCGGCCACGCAGGCGATCACCGTCGACGACGGCCTGGACACCATCACCAAGATGTACGACCTGGCCACCGAACTGCGCAAGGTGCCCACCGAGCGCATCACGATGACGACGATGCCGAACGCCTACGACACGGTCCAGACGGGCCGTGTGGTGCCCACCGAGGACGCCGACAAGCTGTTCCGGCTGGTGCGCGAGGACATCGCCCTCGACGGCAAGGACGAGAAGAAGGCCACCGCGAGCCCCTCGCCGACGGTCACCGACACGGCCGCCGCGGACGAGAGGATCGCGGTGCAGGTGCACAACAGCACCCGTACGGGCACGCTCGCCCCGGTCGTCGGGCGCGCGAGCGCGGTGACCGAGGTACTGAAGGGCAAGGGCTTCGACGAGGCCGTCGCGGACACCTCCGCGGCCACCTCCGAGGAGAAGACCGTGATCCGCTACCCGAGCGCCGACCTCCAGGCCGACGCCCTGCGGGTGGCGAAGGCCCTCGGTGTCCCGACGAGCCAGGTGAAGCAGTCCACCGACGTCTCCGGGGTCACGCTCTACGTGGGCGGCGACTGGCGCTCGGGCAGCGCGTACAAGGCGTCCGCGAAGGAGGACGACGACAAGACGCCCGAGTCGGCCCAGGCGATGAACGGCGCCGACGACTCGCAGTGCATGCACGTGGACCCGAACTACACCTGGTAG
- a CDS encoding LCP family protein — protein sequence MDAQGRGRADNIDPADQWVLNPDTGEYELRLSPSAAQSAVPGPRRADSRTTAPAGASGGARGRTAAPERKAPEEAPERVPGPRRRRGVPEEPPNRRGRRPVKKKSKAKKILLWTGGTMAFVLVGTAAAAYLYLEHLNDNITAVSDDGASTGGFSKDKAINILLIGTDKRTGSGNEGYGDSGSVGHADTTILLHVSKDRTNATALSIPRDLIVDIPDCPTTMEDGTKKVIPGEDAVRFNTSLGQEDRTPSCTVRTVTELTGIQADNFMVADFNAVKTLTTAVGGVEVCLAKDIDDPDSHLKLSKGTHTIEGDQALAFVRTRHSVGFGGDLSRIEIQQQFLGSLMRKLKSNDTLTSPTKMIKLAEAGTKALTVDSKLDSITKLKDLGLELGKLNVKNLTFTTVPVLDNPAEKVKATVVVNTSTAPTVFQMIQDDVSFTEVKQKAKESKSAAAAEAAARLKGTKSAASEVRVQVMNGGAPAGSAQETLNWLQNDEGVTKSENAGNAPEELSKTTLEYDPDQADQARRLADIMGLPGTALKPGKSVTNAQGLPTMTLTLGKDFKGAGVSLTATTKVPDSVQKSTADKVQCAK from the coding sequence GTGGACGCGCAAGGCCGTGGGCGGGCGGACAATATCGATCCCGCAGACCAGTGGGTGCTCAATCCGGACACCGGCGAATACGAACTGCGACTGAGCCCTTCCGCAGCGCAATCGGCGGTCCCCGGACCCCGTAGGGCCGACTCCCGTACGACGGCCCCGGCCGGCGCGTCCGGCGGGGCGCGCGGTCGTACCGCCGCGCCGGAGCGGAAGGCGCCCGAGGAGGCGCCGGAGCGGGTGCCGGGGCCGCGCCGCAGGCGCGGGGTACCGGAGGAGCCCCCGAACCGGCGCGGCCGCCGGCCGGTGAAGAAGAAGTCGAAGGCGAAGAAGATCCTGCTGTGGACCGGCGGGACGATGGCGTTCGTGCTGGTGGGCACGGCCGCCGCGGCCTATCTGTATCTCGAGCACCTCAACGACAACATCACGGCCGTCTCCGACGACGGCGCGAGCACCGGTGGCTTCAGCAAGGACAAGGCGATCAACATCCTGCTGATCGGCACCGACAAGCGCACCGGCTCCGGCAACGAGGGCTACGGCGACTCCGGCAGCGTCGGGCACGCGGACACCACGATCCTGCTGCACGTCTCCAAGGACCGTACGAACGCGACCGCGCTCAGCATCCCGCGCGACCTGATCGTGGACATCCCGGACTGCCCGACCACCATGGAGGACGGCACCAAGAAGGTCATCCCCGGCGAGGACGCCGTCCGCTTCAACACGAGCCTCGGCCAGGAGGACCGCACGCCGAGCTGCACCGTGCGCACGGTCACCGAGCTGACCGGGATCCAGGCGGACAACTTCATGGTCGCCGACTTCAACGCGGTCAAGACGCTGACCACGGCGGTCGGCGGCGTCGAGGTGTGTCTGGCGAAGGACATCGACGACCCGGACTCGCATCTGAAGCTGTCCAAGGGCACCCACACCATCGAGGGCGACCAGGCGCTGGCCTTCGTGCGGACCCGGCACTCGGTGGGCTTCGGCGGCGACCTGAGCCGGATCGAGATCCAGCAGCAGTTCCTCGGCTCGCTGATGCGCAAGCTGAAGTCGAACGACACCCTCACCAGCCCCACCAAGATGATCAAGCTGGCGGAGGCGGGTACCAAGGCGCTGACCGTCGACTCCAAGCTCGACAGCATCACCAAGCTCAAGGATCTGGGCCTGGAGCTGGGCAAGCTCAATGTGAAGAACCTGACCTTCACCACCGTTCCGGTGCTCGACAACCCGGCGGAGAAGGTCAAGGCGACCGTCGTGGTCAACACCTCCACGGCGCCCACCGTCTTCCAGATGATCCAGGACGACGTCTCCTTCACCGAGGTGAAGCAGAAGGCCAAGGAGTCCAAGAGCGCGGCGGCCGCCGAGGCCGCCGCCCGGCTCAAGGGCACCAAGTCCGCCGCCTCCGAGGTCCGCGTGCAGGTCATGAACGGCGGAGCCCCGGCCGGCAGCGCACAGGAGACTCTTAACTGGCTGCAGAATGATGAGGGCGTGACGAAGTCCGAGAACGCGGGCAACGCGCCGGAGGAACTGAGCAAAACGACGCTCGAGTACGACCCCGACCAGGCCGATCAGGCCCGCAGGCTCGCCGACATCATGGGGCTGCCGGGCACCGCGCTGAAGCCGGGGAAGAGCGTCACCAACGCCCAGGGTCTGCCGACGATGACGCTGACGCTGGGCAAGGACTTCAAGGGCGCGGGCGTTTCGCTCACGGCAACGACGAAGGTGCCGGACTCGGTCCAGAAGTCCACGGCGGACAAGGTCCAGTGCGCGAAGTAG
- a CDS encoding LCP family protein: MGGSSAGGWGLRRRRRRWVGYGVGVLAVLVVGSGGVGWVLYTQLDGNITPDEAAAAELARYAKERPASLVKDAQNVLLIGSDSRAGDDNGRYGKDSGTERSDTTILLHLSGGRHSATAVSLPRDLMVDVPACRRRDGSRHGPMFAMFNYAFETGGSACTIRTVEKLTGVRIDHHVVVDFSGFEEMVDAVGGVRVCVGEPIVDKAAKLRLPAGEVTLDGEQALGYVRARKSLGDGSDTERMERQQRFLAALVTKVRSNDVLLNPVKLYPLLDAATSALTTDPDLASLRGLYELVRDLGDIPTERVQFLTVPRESYVYNANRDQLVEPAAGKLFEQLRTDGPLVVSHELPMNSGGAESGEHGPYGVSALSPSPPAPTFRGSTAAEDGCG, from the coding sequence GTGGGTGGGTCCTCTGCGGGTGGGTGGGGGCTGAGGCGGCGGCGTCGGCGGTGGGTGGGGTACGGGGTGGGCGTGCTCGCGGTGCTGGTGGTGGGGAGTGGGGGTGTGGGGTGGGTGCTCTACACGCAGCTCGACGGGAACATCACGCCCGACGAGGCCGCCGCGGCCGAGCTCGCCCGGTACGCGAAGGAGCGGCCGGCCTCGCTGGTGAAGGACGCGCAGAACGTGCTGCTGATCGGGTCGGACTCGCGGGCCGGGGACGACAACGGGCGGTACGGGAAGGACTCGGGCACCGAGCGGTCGGACACCACGATCCTGCTGCATCTGTCGGGCGGGCGGCACAGCGCGACCGCGGTGTCGCTGCCCCGGGATCTGATGGTCGACGTGCCGGCCTGCCGGCGGCGCGACGGGTCGCGGCACGGGCCCATGTTCGCGATGTTCAACTACGCCTTCGAGACCGGAGGCTCGGCCTGCACCATCCGGACCGTCGAGAAGCTGACGGGGGTGCGGATCGATCATCACGTCGTCGTCGACTTCAGTGGGTTCGAGGAGATGGTCGACGCCGTGGGCGGGGTGCGGGTGTGCGTCGGCGAGCCCATCGTCGACAAGGCCGCCAAGCTGCGGCTGCCCGCCGGGGAGGTGACGCTCGACGGGGAGCAGGCGCTCGGGTACGTCCGGGCCCGCAAGTCCCTGGGGGACGGCAGCGACACCGAGCGGATGGAACGGCAGCAGCGGTTCCTCGCGGCGCTCGTCACCAAGGTGCGCAGCAACGACGTCCTGCTGAACCCGGTGAAGCTGTATCCGCTGCTGGACGCGGCCACGTCCGCGCTGACCACCGACCCGGATCTGGCGAGCCTGCGCGGACTCTATGAACTCGTGCGCGATCTGGGCGACATTCCCACCGAACGGGTGCAATTCCTGACCGTTCCACGGGAGTCGTACGTCTACAACGCCAATCGCGACCAACTGGTCGAGCCCGCGGCCGGGAAACTCTTCGAACAGCTGCGCACGGATGGTCCGCTCGTCGTTTCTCACGAACTTCCCATGAATTCGGGCGGGGCGGAGTCGGGTGAACACGGACCGTACGGGGTGTCGGCCCTCTCCCCCTCGCCACCGGCCCCTACGTTCCGCGGCAGCACCGCCGCCGAGGACGGCTGCGGGTAA